AGCCGCGCCACAGCATGGCGGACACTTCGCGGGGGTGCTTCAGGTATTCGACGAACAGCCGGTTCGGGCGTGCGTCGTATTCCATGATGAAAGGCGGCGTGGCGACTTCCATGAACACCAGCAGCAGCCAAGCCACCTGGAACCACACCGACGTAATCGCAGCGGCCAGCGGGATGTGTCCGAGCCATGGCGCAAACACGGCTGGCGCGATGGCCAGCACGGAGACTTCGTGCGCGTCGATTCGCCAGCCTCCCAGAACGATCGGCCATAGGCCGCCGGCGTTGCGCACGCGTTCCCGCTGCCAGGCGGCCAGGGCCAATCGGCTGGCCGTCAGCAGAATCAGCGCCGAAACAATGAAAATCCAACACAGTTGCCGCATGGGCTTTCGAGTCTCCCGGCATGCGGCGGCAAGCCGTCATGCACCGTTGATCGTGAGGCCGGCGCTTGGGCCGGCAGCGACGGGGCGTTGCCCCGGCCGCAATGTTAATGCTTAACCGCTCCGCGACGGGCCGGGCCGGCGCTTTGGCACGGAATATGCACATCCGGGCGGACGGCCGGGCCCCCTCGATGCCCGAACCCATCAAAAGAAGGCGAGAGCATGGCGCGCAGATACAAGATCCTGACCGGTATTGTCATTGCGGTGATTTTAGTCCTCGCCGTGGCTGTCGTTCTGCTTGCGACGCTGGACTGGAACCGGTTCAAGCCGCTGATCAACGAGAAGGCGTCCGCCGCGCTTGGGCGGCCCTTCGCCATCAATGGCGACTTGCAAGTCGAATGGCGGCGTCCCGAGGGCGAGCACGGGTGGCGTGCATGGATCCCGTGGGCGGAGGTGACCGCGAACGATATAACGGTGGCGAATACCGAATGGGGCCGGGCCGATCGATTCGCGGCGCTGAAAAGCGTACGGTTTCGCATCGGGCTGCTGCCCCTGCTGTCGCATCGCGTGGTGTTGCGGCAGATTCAGCTTGGCGAACCGACCGTCAATCTGGAGCGCATGTCGGATGGCAGGGCGAACTGGACGTTCAAACAGGATGACGAGTCCGCAAAGGACGAGAGCGACTCGCCGTCGTCATGGCAGATCGACGCAGACGAAATCGGCTTCGACAAGGGCAGCGTCGGGTACTTCGACGAGACCCGCCAGGCGGATATGAAGGTCGTGATCGATCCGCTCGGTAAAGCGGTTTCCATCGGCAATCTGGCCGGCAGCGCGGGGGCGGCCCTGACCGGCGGGGGCGGCGCGCCGCCGGGCAAGGATGCGCCGCCTCCCCAGGCCGGCAAGGACGGCCAGCCTCCTCAAGCCGGCCAGCCTGGCCAGTCGCAATCCGCCGAGGCGCCGGCTTATGTGTTCGGCTGGCAGGCGAGCGGCAAGTACAAGGGGCTCCCGGTGGATGGACAGGGGCGCGTCGGCGGCATGCTGGCCCTGCAGGACGCCAATCGGCCGTTTCCGCTCGAGCTGAAGGTTGCGGTGGGGCAGACGAAGGCGTCCGCCATCGGCACGCTGACCAACCCCATGCACCTCGGGGCGCTCGATCTTCGCCTGACCTTGTCCGGAGCAAGCATGGCCGATCTCTACCCCTTGATCGGCGTGGCGCTGCCCGACACACCGCCCTATAGCACCGATGGGCGCTTGATGGCGCGACTGCAGGACCCGCAAGGGGCGGTATACGAGTACCGGGGCTTCAATGGCAAGCTGGGCGACAGCGACCTGCATGGCGATGTGATGTACACGGCTTCCAAGCCGCGCCCTCGCCTGCAGGGCCAGTTCACCTCGAATCTGCTTCGCTTTGCCGACCTGGGGCCGCTGGTGGGGGCGGATACGGGCAAGGACAGCGGCAAAAAGAAGATATCGGACAGCGCCAGGGTGGCGCAGGCCGAGCGCGCTTCCGGCAAAGCCGATGCGCAAAAGGCCGCGACGCCGGCGGACCAGCCGCCCGACAAGGCCCTGCCCGTGCAGGAATTCCGGACCGAGCGTTGGAGCGCCATGGACGCCGACGTGACATTGAAGGCCAAGCGCATTGTCCAGACGGCAGATCTGCCGCTCACGAACCTGCAGGCCCACGTCGTCATGCAGGCGGGCGTGCTGACGCTGACGCCGCTGCGCTTCGGGATGGCCGGCGGCAACCTGAACGCCAACATCCGACTGGATGGGTCGAAAGCGCCGATGCAGGGCCAGGCCAGAATCGAAGCCCGGCGGCTGGAGCTGAAGCAGCTTTTTCCGAAGGTGCAAACGATGCGGCGCAGCCTGGGCGAACTGAACGGGGATGCTGCCCTGAGCGGCAACGGCAACTCCGTGGCCGCGCTGCTCGGCACCGCGAACGGCGAGACCAAGGTGCTGGTGAACGACGGCGTTATCAGCAGCAGCTTGATGGAGCTGGCGGGGCTCAATGTCGGCAACTACGTGGTGGCCAAACTCTTCGGCGACGAAGAGGTGCCGATCAATTGCGCGGCGGCCGACGTCCAGTTCAAGAATGGGCTCG
The sequence above is a segment of the Bordetella genomosp. 9 genome. Coding sequences within it:
- a CDS encoding AsmA family protein; the encoded protein is MARRYKILTGIVIAVILVLAVAVVLLATLDWNRFKPLINEKASAALGRPFAINGDLQVEWRRPEGEHGWRAWIPWAEVTANDITVANTEWGRADRFAALKSVRFRIGLLPLLSHRVVLRQIQLGEPTVNLERMSDGRANWTFKQDDESAKDESDSPSSWQIDADEIGFDKGSVGYFDETRQADMKVVIDPLGKAVSIGNLAGSAGAALTGGGGAPPGKDAPPPQAGKDGQPPQAGQPGQSQSAEAPAYVFGWQASGKYKGLPVDGQGRVGGMLALQDANRPFPLELKVAVGQTKASAIGTLTNPMHLGALDLRLTLSGASMADLYPLIGVALPDTPPYSTDGRLMARLQDPQGAVYEYRGFNGKLGDSDLHGDVMYTASKPRPRLQGQFTSNLLRFADLGPLVGADTGKDSGKKKISDSARVAQAERASGKADAQKAATPADQPPDKALPVQEFRTERWSAMDADVTLKAKRIVQTADLPLTNLQAHVVMQAGVLTLTPLRFGMAGGNLNANIRLDGSKAPMQGQARIEARRLELKQLFPKVQTMRRSLGELNGDAALSGNGNSVAALLGTANGETKVLVNDGVISSSLMELAGLNVGNYVVAKLFGDEEVPINCAAADVQFKNGLAKPDLFVFDTENAVVNIDGTVDFKSEKIDLDITPHSKGLRIISLRSPLYVAGTLKDPKAGVKVGPLVARGAGMVALGAALTPAAGLLALIVPSNSGAENQCATMLNQMRQPPKAPPPRPAQQKR